Proteins from a single region of Synchiropus splendidus isolate RoL2022-P1 chromosome 3, RoL_Sspl_1.0, whole genome shotgun sequence:
- the trpa1b gene encoding transient receptor potential cation channel subfamily A member 1b: protein MNFNRGVTRQNSSYTCVVGDEAPTLANLNVIELAEKGDLALLESLVRRNTEVLSEKDECGASPLHHAAAGGHVTLIQFIISATESQQLNSCDDQGNVPLHWAVERNEAASCRALLDLGADPNILNKALLSPLHLAVSKGHNDLVELLLCYPATDHNLPGDLGNTAMILACSINNFEALSILIKHGAQLCKQNKLGHFPVHAAAFAGAKKAMEVILKAGEERGYSLVNHINFLDKTNSSPLHLAVRGGNLETIRLCISLGARIDQQQSDKSTPLHLACTQGATDVVKLMLSTFDHVEDIINLNDGAHQTPLHRATIFDHMELAEYLISLGADLDDVDCKGNTPLLVATNCGAWRTVALLLTRGADVSVTDIFGCNFLHRAILQPKGLKNLPQDVLQRSSVKALLNCEDSEGCTPLHYACRLGIHDSVRNMVGLSGEVGLSYKSKDKKSALHFAAQYGRINTCHKLLETIKDSRLLNEGDEKGLTPLHLAASGGHSKVVELLLRKGALFHCDYKGWTCLHHAASEGYTQTMEKILAANVKLMDKTDEDGNTALHVAAKHGHVAAVRMMLNRGAEFTLNKNDASFLHEALQNGKKDVVNAVIDHHRRDEALQSFAPGSPQRCPILDMIEFLPETFKHLLDCCVKETDDPNCPNYKIEYNFRWLQAPLLAKKNSNSKVKPLVALNAMVAYNRIDLLNHPVCRKYLSMKWVAYGSKAHLLNMFMYLVGLLPLTHLIISLRPTTNMTETGVHNITMVPVSISQNSHAFISILLVLVMNVYAIAKEVVQIYQQRWNYFKDSSNPNDWFASIFSLLFVIPLLVNAEGSLHWQAGALAVLNSWIGFLLYFQRFEGVGIYVVMFGEIMRTLVRIVMLFVYLLLAFGLAFFALMPNQSEFQTVPLSVMQTFVMMVGELNYQTNFLDPYLKNKLPFGIMTYYLFVMFVLCMPILLVNLMIGLAVGDIAEVQRNANLKRIAMQVELHTSLEDRLPYWFMKRVDKPFVTVYPNRQCRKRFLNAIMFTDVQKMEMWKHRKSVSAGCTFMENELRKQKNRMKEMSSLLEKQHNLLKLVIQKMDITSEADEYDGPVNLQAHNWPSIRQIRPGSRRKSRWAPVLKALAVHKK from the exons ATGAACTTCAACAGAGGGGTGACCCGACAAAACAGCAGTTATACGTGTGTGGTAGGAGATGAAGCTCCAACCCTGGCGAACCTAAATGTAATCGAG TTGGCTGAGAAGGGGGACCTGGCCCTGCTGGAGAGCCTGGTGAGGAGAAACACAGAGGTCCTGAGTGAGAAAGATGAATGTGGAGCCAGTCCCCTTCATCACGCTGCCGCAGGAGGCCATGTCACCCTCATCCAATTCATCATCAGTGCCACAGAGTCACAGC AACTGAACAGCTGTGACGACCAGGGCAACGTGCCACTTCACTGGGCGGTGGAGAGAAATGAGGCGGCAAGCTGCAGAGCTCTTTTGGACCTGGGGGCCGACCCCAACATCCTCAACAAAGCTCTCCTGTCCCCTCTGCATCTGGCTGTCAGCAAGGGTCACAATGACCTGGTGGAG ctgctgctctgctacCCAGCCACCGACCACAATCTGCCCGGAGACCTTGGGAACACTGCAATGATACTGGCGTGCTCCATCAATAATTTTGAAGCCCTCAGCATATTG ATAAAGCACGGAGCGCAGCtctgcaaacaaaacaagcttGGCCATTTTCCCGTGCACGCAGCTGCCTTCGCAGGTGCAAAGAAAGCCATGGAAGTGATCCTGAAGGCCG gtgaagagaggggctACAGTTTGGTCAACCACATCAACTTTTTGGACAAGACCAACTCCAGTCCTCTCCACCTTGCTGTTCGTGGTGGGAACCTGGAGACCATTCGCCTGTGCATTTCCCTCGGAGCCAGAATTGACCAGCAGCAG AGCGACAAGTCCACGCCGCTCCATTTGGCGTGCACGCAGGGGGCCACCGACGTGGTCAAACTCATGCTCTCCACCTTCGACCACGTGGAGGACATCATCAACCTCAACGACGGCGCTCACCAGACCCCTCTTCACAG GGCAACAATATTTGACCATATGGAGCTGGCAGAGTATCTCATCTCTTTG GGTGCTGATCTCGACGACGTCGACTGCAAAGGAAACACGCCGCTGTTGGTGGCAACCAACTGTGGAGCCTGGAGAACTGTCGccctgctgctgaccagag GAGCAGATGTGTCCGTGACGGACATTTTCGGCTGTAACTTCCTCCACCGAGCGATTCTGCAGCCAAAGGGCCTCAAAAATCTCCCACAAGATGTGTTGCAG CGGAGCAGTGTGAAAGCGTTGCTGAACTGCGAGGACAGCGAAGGCTGCACCCCTCTCCACTACGCCTGCAGACTGGGCATCCATGACTCAGTGAGGAACATGGTGGGCCTCTCGGGCGAGGTGGGGCTCTCCTACAAGTCCAAGGACAAGAAGTCTGCCCTTCACTTTGCTGCACA ATATGGGCGCATTAATACGTGCCATAAACTGCTGGAAACCATCAAAGACTCTCGACTACTGAACGAAGGCGACGAGAAGGGCCTCACGCCGCTTCACTTAGCTGCCAGTGGAGgccactccaaggtggtggagctgctgctgcgcaAAGGGGCCCTCTTTCACTG CGACTACAAAGGCTGGACTTGCCTTCACCACGCTGCATCGGAGGGATACACTCAGACCATGGAAAAAATCCTCGCTGCCAATGTCAAGTTGATGGATAAAACAGATGAGGACGGG AACACTGCGCTCCACGTCGCTGCGAAGCACGGCCACGTAGCTGCGGTCAGAATGATGCTGAATCGAGGAGCTGAGTTCACCTTGAACAAGAACGACGCCTCCTTCCTCCATGAGGCTCTTCAGAATGGGAAAAAAGATGTGGTGAATGCTGTTATTGACCATCACAG GCGTGACGAAGCTTTACAGAGCTTCGCTCCTGGCTCTCCGCAGCGATGTCCCATTCTTGACATGATTGAATTTCTGCCAGAGACCTTCaag CACCTGTTGGACTGCTGCGTGAAAGAAACCGACGACCCCAACTGTCCGAACTATAAA ATTGAGTACAACTTCCGTTGGCTCCAAGCTCCTCTTTTGGCTAAGAAGAACAGTAATTCCAAAGTGAAGCCTTTGGTTGCCTTGAAT GCGATGGTGGCCTACAACCGCATTGACCTCCTCAACCATCCGGTTTGCAGGAAGTACCTGTCAATGAAGTG GGTTGCTTACGGGAGCAAAGCGCATCTGCTCAACATGTTCATGTATCTGGTGGGGCTGCTGCCACTGACTCACCTGATCATATCACTGAGACCAACCACGAACATGACGGAGACAGGAGTGCACAACATCACCATGGTGCCAGTCTCCATCAGCCAG AACTCTCACGCCTTTATCTCCATCTTGTTGGTGTTGGTCATGAATGTATATGCCATAGCAAAGGAAGTGGTACAGATATACCAACAG CGCTGGAATTACTTCAAGGATTCTTCCAATCCTAATGACTGGTTTGCATCCATCTTTTCTCTTCTGTTCGTCATCCCTCTACTGGTCAATGCCGAGGGCTCCCTTCATTGGCAAGCAGGGGCGTTGGCGGTTTTGAACTCCTGGATCGGATTTCTTCTCTATTTCCAGAG GTTTGAGGGTGTCGGCATCTACGTGGTCATGTTCGGAGAGATCATGAGGACGCTGGTTCGCATCGTCATGCTGTTCGTTTACCTGCTGCTGGCCTTCGGTTTGGCCTTCTTCGCTCTGATGCCCAACCAG AGCGAGTTCCAAACTGTGCCCCTCTCAGTGATGCAAACCTTTGTGATGATGGTTGGAGAGCTGAACTATCAAACCAACTTCCTGGATCCTTACCTGAAGAACAAGCTCCCCTTCGGCATCATGACGTACTATCTCTTTGTGATGTTTGTTCTCTGTATGCCCATTCTACTGGTGAATCTCATG ATTGGTTTGGCTGTTGGAGACATCGCTGAAGTCCAGAGAAACGCCAACCTGAAAAGAATAGCGATGCAG GTTGAGCTTCACACTTCCCTGGAAGACAGACTGCCGTACTGGTTCATGAAAAGAGTGGACAAACCCTTTGTCACCGTCTACCCCAACAGGCAATGCAGAAAG CGCTTTCTGAATGCCATAATGTTCACCGACGTTCAGAAAATGGAAATGTGGAAGCATCGCAAGTCCGTGTCAGCGGGATGCACTTTCATGGAGAATGAGCTCAGAAAGCAGAAGAACAG AATGAAAGAGATGTCCAGCCTTCTGGAGAAGCAGCACAACCTGCTGAAGCTTGTCATCCAGAAGATGGACATCACGTCTGAGGCAGATGAGTACGACGGGCCCGTCAACCTCCAGGCTCACAACTGGCCCAGCATAAGGCAAATCCGACCGGGGTCACGCCGCAAGTCGCGCTGGGCTCCGGTGCTGAAAGCACTTGCagttcacaaaaaataa